The DNA region GCCGGTGTGGTGGATGACGGTGTGCTGGGGTCGCTGACGGCGGAGCGGTTGGATGGTGTGCTGGGTCCGAAGGCGGATGCGGCGTGGCATTTGCATGAGCTGACGCGGGAGTTGGATCTTTCCGCCTTTGTGCTGTTCTCGTCGTTGTCGGGGACGGTGGGTGGTGCGGGGCAGGCGAATTACGCGGCGGCGAATGCGTATCTGGATGGGTTGGCGGAGTATCGGCGGGGGTTGGGACTGCCCGCTGCCTCGCTGGCCTGGGGACTCTGGGAAGAGTCGACGGGAATGGGCAGTCGGCTCACCGCCGCCGACCTGGAGAGGATGGACCGTACGGGCATCCGTACCCTCTCCGTCGAGGACGGGCTGGCGCTGTTCGACGCCGCTGTCGCGTCCGGCCGGTCGACGGTCGTCCCCGCCCGGTTCGACATCCCCGCTCTGCGCAAGCAGGGCGACGCCCTCTCACCGCTCTTCCGTGACCTGACCGGCCCGCGCGCCCGTCGCTCGGCGGCGGTCACGTCCCAGGACATCGCCGCTGCCACGGAGAACGCCCTGGCGGATCGGTTGGTGGGGCTGTCGGCGGAGGAGCGTCGGGCGCTGGTGCTCGGTGTGGTGCGGGCGCAGGTGGCGCAGGTGTTGGGGTACGTGTCGGCGGAGCTGGTCGAGCCGGGGCGCGCGTTCCAGGATTTGGGCTTCGATTCGCTGACGGCCGTGGAACTGCGCAACGGTCTCAGTGCCGTGGCCGGGGTGCGGTTGCCGGCGACGCTCGTCTTCGACTATCCGTCCTCCGACATCCTGGCGGACTTCCTCCTCGCCGAAGTCTCGGGCGAGATACCCGCTGCCGCCGCGGCTCTCCCCGCGCTGGGAAGTGCCACCGACGACGACCCGATCGTCATCGTCGGCATGGGCTGCCGCTACCCCGGAGGAGTCGCGTCACCGGAGGACCTCTGGCAGCTCATGGCCGAAGGCCGGGACGCGATCTCGGAGTTCCCGACCGACCGTGGATGGGACCTGGACGCGATCTACCACCCCGACCCGACCAACGCGGGCACGAGCTACACCCGCGAGGGCGGATTCATCCACGACGCGGGTGACTTCGACGCCGCGTTCTTCGGGATCTCGCCCCGCGAGGCCACCGAGACCGATCCCCAGCAGCGGCTGCTGCTGGAGACGGCCTGGGAGGCGTTCGAGCAGGCGGGCATCGTCCCCGCCGACCTCAAGGGCAGCCAGACCGGCGTCTTCGCCGGCGTCATGTACCACGACTACGCGGGCAACATCGGGTCCGGCAGCATCGTCACGGGCCGTGTCGCCTACACCCTCGGTCTCGAAGGCCCCGCGGTCTCGATCGATACCGCCTGCTCCTCTTCTCTCGTGGCCATCCATCTCGCCGCGCAGTCCCTGCGCCAGGGCGAGTGCTCGATGGCCGTCGCCGGCGGTGTGGCCGTCATGGCGACCCCCGAGTCGTTCATCGAGTTCAGCCGCCAGCGTGCCCTGTCCCCGAACGGGCGCTGCAAGGCGTTCTCGGCGGATGCCGACGGCACCGGCTGGGGCGAGGGCGTGGGCGTTCTGGTGCTGGAGCGGTTGTCGGACGCGCGGCGCAACGGTCATCAGGTGCTGGCCGTCATCCGTGGTTCGGCGCTGAACCAGGACGGTGCGAGCAATGGTCTGACGGCTCCGAACGGTCCCTCGCAGCAGCGGGTGATCCGTCAGGCGCTGGCGAATGCGGGTCTGACACCTGCCGAGGTGGACACGGTCGAGGCGCACGGTACGGGTACGACGCTGGGTGACCCGATCGAGGCGCAGGCGCTGCTCGCCACCTACGGCCAGGGGCGGGACGAGGACCAGCCGCTGTGGCTCGGGTCCTCCAAGTCCAACATCGGGCACACCAAGGCGGCTGCGGGTGTGGCGGGTGTGATCAAGATGGTGATGGCGATGCGGGCGGGTGTGCTGCCCAAGACGTTGCATGCTGACGAGCCTTCGCCGCATGTGGACTGGTCTGCGGGTGCGGTGGAGTTGTTGAGTGAGGCGCGGGAGTGGCCGGAGGCCGGTCACCCGCGGCGGGCGGGTGTGTCGTCGTTTGGGATCAGTGGGACGAATGCGCATGTGATCGTCGAGCAGGCGCCGGCCGAGGAGGCCGTCCTGGAGTCCCGTGTTGAGACTGGTGCTGAGCCGGGTGTGGTGTCGACTGTGCCGGTGCCGTGGGTGGTGTCGGGTAAGTCGGCGGTGGCTTTGGCGGGTCAGGGGGAGCGGCTGGCGGCGGCGGTCTCCGGTGTTGATCGGTCGGTTGCTGGTGTGGGTTGGTCGTTGGTGAGTGGTCGTTCGGTGTTCGGGCATCGGGCGGTTGTGGTGGGTCAGGATCTGGATGGGTTGTTGGCTGGGGTGCGTGGGCTGGCGGCCGGTCGGTCGGCTGCCGGTGACACTGTGCCTGGGTTGGTGTCCGGTGTGGCGGATGTGTCGGGTCGTCGGGTGTTCGTCTTCCCGGGGCAGGGGTCGCAGTGGGTGGGGATGGCGGAGGGTCTCCTTGCATCCTCGCCGGTGTTTGCGTCGCGGTTGGGGGAGTGTGCGGCGGCGTTGGAGTCGTTCGTGGACTGGTCTCTGCTGGATGTGGTGCGGGGTGTGGAGGGTGCCGCGTCTTTGGAGCGTGTCGATGTGGTGCAGCCGGTGTTGTGGGCGGTGATGGTTTCCCTGGCTGCGGTGTGGCGTTCGGTGGGAGTCGAGCCGGATGCGGTGGTGGGTCATTCGCAGGGTGAGATTGCGGCTGCGGTGGTGGGTGGCTGGCTGTCTCTGTCGGATGGTGCGCGGGTGGTGGCGTTGCGGTCGAAGGCGATCGGTGAAGTCCTGGCGGGTGGTGGTGGGATGCTCGCGGTCCAGGCCCCGGCCGATGACGTTGCCTCCTGGCTGGAGGACGTTGAGGGTGTCGGTATTGCCGCGGTGAACGGGCCCCGGTCGGTGGTGCTTTCGGGCACTCGTGAAGGTCTCGAAGCGTGTGTGGAGGTGTGGTCGGCGCGGGGTGTGTGGGTGAAGTGGGTGCCGGTGGACTATGCGTCGCATTCGGAGCAGGTGGAGGAGGTCCGCGGCCGGATTCTGGCGGATCTGGCACCGCTCAGCCCGTTGTCTGGTGGGGTGCCGATGTTGTCGACGATGACCGGTGAGTGGGTCGGGGACGAGGGCGGCGGTTTGGGTGCCGGCTATTGGGTGGAGAACCTGCGCCGGCCGGTGCGGTTCGCGGCTGCTACCCGTCGTTTGACGGCGGAGGGTTTTGGTGCGTTTGTCGAGGTGAGTGCGCACCCGGTGCTGGTGATGGGCATCGAGGAGACGATTGACGCGGCCCGCACGGATGGTGGTCCGGAGGATGCTGCTCCGGTGGTCGCGGTGGGGACGTTGCGTCGTGGTGAGGGTGGCTGGGATCAGTTCCTGCGTTCACTGGCGGGTCTGTTCGTGCGTGGTGCTGCCGAGCCGGACTGGAAGGTCCTCCTGGGTGGTCCTCACCCTCGGGTGGAACTGCCCACCTACGCCTTCCAGCGTCGGCGTTTCTGGATCGAGAGTGTGAAGAAGGACCCGGTGGTGCAGGCCACCGATCCGGTGGACGAGGCGTTCTGGGCGGCGGTGGAGAGCGAGGACATGGCCTCGCTCGCCGACAGCCTGCAGGTGGAGACCGATGCTCTCCGGGGCGTACTGCCCGCTCTCACCTCCTGGCGGGCGCGCAGGCGGGAGGAGTCGCTCGTCGACGGGTGGCGCTATCGCGAGGAGTGGAAGCCGGTGCCGGCACCGGCCACGACCGTGGTCACCGGCGTCTGGACGGTCGCAGTCCCCATCACGCACCGCGACACCCCTGCCGTGAACGCGTTGCTGGACGGCCTGCGCCGCAACGGCGCCGACCTGCGCGTCATCGAGGTGTCCGGCGACGACTCCGATGCTCTGACGGAGCAGCTGAGGGGTGACACGCCGGAAGGCGGGCAGCCGATCGGTGTCCTCTCCCTGCTGGCCCTCGACGACCGCCTCCACCCCGGCCATCCGGAGCTGACCGAGGGCATCGCGGCGACCATCGCACTCGTACGGGCGCTGGACGCCTTGGGGGCGAACTCCCGTCTGTGGTGCGTCACTTCGCAGGCCGTCGCCGCCATTGACTCCTCGGAGGTCGGTAACCCGGCGCAGGCGATCGTGTGGGGCGTGGGGGCGTCGTTGGCGCTCGACCACCCCGAGACCTGGGGCGGGCTGCTGGACCTGCCGTCGGAGATCGACACGCGCACCGCGGACCTGCTGTGCGCCGTACTGGCCTCGGACGAGCCGGAGGACCAGATCGCGATCCGTACGGCCGGTCTCTTCGCCCGCCGTATGGTCCGGGCACGCCTCGATGAGACCGCGACGCCTCCGGCGAGGCCGTGGCAGCCCCACGGCACCGTCCTGGTCACCGGCGGCACCGGCGGGATCGGCGCGAATGTGGCGCTCCGGCTCGCTCGCGACGGCGTCGAGCACCTCGTGCTCACCAGCCGCAGCGGAGCCGAGGCCCGCGGCGCGGCCGCCCTGGAAGCCGAACTCGCCCTGCTCGGCGCGAAGGTCACGTTCGCGGCCTGCGACATCGCCGACCGTGAAGCCGTACGCGAACTCATCGCGGCGCTGCCCGAAGCCGGACCGCTCACCGGCGTCTTCCACCTGGCCGGAGCCGTCCCGGACGGGGAGCAGCAACTCTCGGCGATCACGCTCGACGATTTCTCCCGGATGACCCGCGCCAAGATCGGCGGGGCCATGCACCTGGACGAACTGCTCGTGGACCGGGACCTGGAGGTGTTCGTCACCTTCTCCTCCGGCTCGGCCGTCTGGGGCAACGCCAACCAGGCCGCGTACGGCGGAGCCAACGCCTTCCTGGACGCCCTCGCTCACAACAGGCGCTCCCGTGGACTCCCCGGCACGTCCATCGCCTGGGGCCTGTGGGGCGGTGACGGCGCGGACGCCGACACCGACGCGCAGCTGCGCCGCATCGGTGTCCGGGCGATGGAACCGCGCCTGGCCCTCGACGTCCTGCGGCAGGTGCTCGACCACGGAACCGGGCACCTCATCGCCGCGGACATCGACTGGCAGCGCTTCGCTCCGGTCTTCACCATCTCCAGGGCGCGGCCCCTCCTCGACGGTCTCGCGGAGGTGCGCGCCGCACTGTCCGAGGGCACCGAGACGGCCGCACCGGATGAGGACACAACAGGGCAGAAGACCATCGCCGGACTTCTCGCGGGGCTCTCTCCCGCGGAACGCGAACACGCGCTTCTCGACGTCGTACGCACGCAGGTGGCCGCCGTGCTCGGGTACACAGACGGCTACGACGTGGAGCCGGACTTTTCCTTCAAGGACCTCGGCTTCGACTCCGTGACCGCCGTCGAACTGCGCAACCGGCTCAACGCCGCATCCGGGCTGCGACTGCCCGCCACGGCGGTCTTCGACTACGCCACCCCGCTCGCCCTGGCGGCCCATATGAAATCGGAGCTGTTCCAGGACGAGGGAGTGGCCGGCGCGGTGCCGCTGCTGGCCGAACTCGACCGGCTGGA from Streptomyces sp. NBC_00258 includes:
- a CDS encoding type I polyketide synthase, with the protein product MKRVTTDLHETTERLREVEGRANEPIAIVGMSCRFPGGVETPDQLWELFRSGRDAIGGFPEGRGWDIEGLYHPDPDHAGTSYTREGGFIDGAERFDAGLFGISPREAVAMDPQQRLLLEASWEALEGSGLDPLRLKGSRTGVFVGVMSSDYGIQKGAAVDGAEGHLSTGTHSSIVSGRISYVLGLEGPAVSIDTACSSSLVALHSAAHALRQQECTLALAGGVTVMATPERFVEFSRQRALSPDGRCKAFSADANGTGWSEGVGVLVLERLSDARRNGHEVLAVIRGSALNQDGASNGLTAPNGPSQQRVIRQALANAGLTAAEVDAVEAHGTGTTLGDPIEAQALLATYGQGRDEGQPLWLGSSKSNLGHTQAAAGVAGVIKMVLALRAGLLPKTLHVGEPSPHVDWSAGAIELLGEAREWPQNGRPRRAGVSSFGFSGTNAHVILEEAPAPEPEASEPETADAPVGVLVPWVVSGRSVEALRAQAGVLLAQQRGADASIADVAFSLGVSRAGLEHRGVVLGSSREELLRSLEVLAAGAEAPGVVSGRVVEGRLAFLFTGQGAQRVGMGRELASAFPVFAESLGRTCDLLDVGLEGLERPLREVLFAEPDSAAAALLTRTVYAQAALFAVEVALFRLVESFGVRPDFVAGHSVGEIAAAHVAGVLSLEDAAVLVAARGRLMDGLPAGGVMVAVQAAEAEVRELLEGVQDAGVAAVNGPRAVVLSGSEAAVLPVVEVLRERGVKTKQLQVSHAFHSPLMEPMLDGFAAVVEGLTFHAPVVGVVSNVTGGIASARELCAPEYWVRHVREAVRFGAGVEALVAAGVSSFMELGPDGVLSGMARESLPEDSDVVCVPVMRRDRDEVREFLTGLARLNVRGVAVGWEPLTSGGRRVELPTYAFQRERYWLEVPSAVGDVTTAGLAPSQHPLLGAIMRRADVDGVVFTGRWSLRSHPWLGEHRVGSSVVFPGTGFVELLVRAGDEVGCGRIEELTQETPLVVPEHGALQLQVVVGAPEESGLRGVAVYSRVEDADEGVPWTRHASGLLSPSEASAGFELAQWPPAGAEALDVDNLYQRLSDAGLVYGERFQGLKAGWIKGDDIYAEIRLPEHAVAEAEQYGLHPAALDAALQASGLNDSPEMQATAYVPFSWSGVSLFAVGASVLRVCVRHVARDRVSLWVADGVGVPVAVVESLVLRAISSGRVGAAGGVPVVAGGGLFEVVWSPLAGVVTGGGDPVSDVAVLDCGVGGSVRSVVGRVLEELQGCVSGVGGAGSRVVVTRGAVSVGVGGVVDVVSAAVWGLVRSAQAEHPGRFVLVDVGVEGDVEAGVRAALASGEEQVAFREGEVFVPRLARVSAGGGVPSWGGGVVLVTGGTGGLGAVVARHLVVSHGVERLVLLSRRGEDAPGAVELVSELAGLGARVDVVACDVSDRAGLAAVVGGLGAELSAVVHAAGVVDDGVLGSLTAERLDGVLGPKADAAWHLHELTRELDLSAFVLFSSLSGTVGGAGQANYAAANAYLDGLAEYRRGLGLPAASLAWGLWEESTGMGSRLTAADLERMDRTGIRTLSVEDGLALFDAAVASGRSTVVPARFDIPALRKQGDALSPLFRDLTGPRARRSAAVTSQDIAAATENALADRLVGLSAEERRALVLGVVRAQVAQVLGYVSAELVEPGRAFQDLGFDSLTAVELRNGLSAVAGVRLPATLVFDYPSSDILADFLLAEVSGEIPAAAAALPALGSATDDDPIVIVGMGCRYPGGVASPEDLWQLMAEGRDAISEFPTDRGWDLDAIYHPDPTNAGTSYTREGGFIHDAGDFDAAFFGISPREATETDPQQRLLLETAWEAFEQAGIVPADLKGSQTGVFAGVMYHDYAGNIGSGSIVTGRVAYTLGLEGPAVSIDTACSSSLVAIHLAAQSLRQGECSMAVAGGVAVMATPESFIEFSRQRALSPNGRCKAFSADADGTGWGEGVGVLVLERLSDARRNGHQVLAVIRGSALNQDGASNGLTAPNGPSQQRVIRQALANAGLTPAEVDTVEAHGTGTTLGDPIEAQALLATYGQGRDEDQPLWLGSSKSNIGHTKAAAGVAGVIKMVMAMRAGVLPKTLHADEPSPHVDWSAGAVELLSEAREWPEAGHPRRAGVSSFGISGTNAHVIVEQAPAEEAVLESRVETGAEPGVVSTVPVPWVVSGKSAVALAGQGERLAAAVSGVDRSVAGVGWSLVSGRSVFGHRAVVVGQDLDGLLAGVRGLAAGRSAAGDTVPGLVSGVADVSGRRVFVFPGQGSQWVGMAEGLLASSPVFASRLGECAAALESFVDWSLLDVVRGVEGAASLERVDVVQPVLWAVMVSLAAVWRSVGVEPDAVVGHSQGEIAAAVVGGWLSLSDGARVVALRSKAIGEVLAGGGGMLAVQAPADDVASWLEDVEGVGIAAVNGPRSVVLSGTREGLEACVEVWSARGVWVKWVPVDYASHSEQVEEVRGRILADLAPLSPLSGGVPMLSTMTGEWVGDEGGGLGAGYWVENLRRPVRFAAATRRLTAEGFGAFVEVSAHPVLVMGIEETIDAARTDGGPEDAAPVVAVGTLRRGEGGWDQFLRSLAGLFVRGAAEPDWKVLLGGPHPRVELPTYAFQRRRFWIESVKKDPVVQATDPVDEAFWAAVESEDMASLADSLQVETDALRGVLPALTSWRARRREESLVDGWRYREEWKPVPAPATTVVTGVWTVAVPITHRDTPAVNALLDGLRRNGADLRVIEVSGDDSDALTEQLRGDTPEGGQPIGVLSLLALDDRLHPGHPELTEGIAATIALVRALDALGANSRLWCVTSQAVAAIDSSEVGNPAQAIVWGVGASLALDHPETWGGLLDLPSEIDTRTADLLCAVLASDEPEDQIAIRTAGLFARRMVRARLDETATPPARPWQPHGTVLVTGGTGGIGANVALRLARDGVEHLVLTSRSGAEARGAAALEAELALLGAKVTFAACDIADREAVRELIAALPEAGPLTGVFHLAGAVPDGEQQLSAITLDDFSRMTRAKIGGAMHLDELLVDRDLEVFVTFSSGSAVWGNANQAAYGGANAFLDALAHNRRSRGLPGTSIAWGLWGGDGADADTDAQLRRIGVRAMEPRLALDVLRQVLDHGTGHLIAADIDWQRFAPVFTISRARPLLDGLAEVRAALSEGTETAAPDEDTTGQKTIAGLLAGLSPAEREHALLDVVRTQVAAVLGYTDGYDVEPDFSFKDLGFDSVTAVELRNRLNAASGLRLPATAVFDYATPLALAAHMKSELFQDEGVAGAVPLLAELDRLEASVTSLPSADIERMRLTSRLQGLVTKLNEIVGVGVPETEDLADKLEAATADDIFDFIDKDLGLG